One genomic segment of Occultella kanbiaonis includes these proteins:
- a CDS encoding glutamyl-tRNA reductase, protein MSANHRTASFAVLERLSAAHPDPTAHLADVGVRGAVVVATCNRHESYLDVDAESEADVEAAVETALGRLAGPAGLTTDDLRAKARVMTSSRVAAHLFAVASGLDSVVVGEDEIAGQVRRALSDAREAGATTGALERLFQMASTTSRGVKNTTGINAAGRSMVRLALDLAESRIPEWARARVLIIGTGAYARTTLAALRERGVGTVDVSSPSGREQSFASREGVRPVGAAELAVALGRADLVITSTNVLALDTERLAPARGTDARPLLVIDLGLPSNVAKDVTTVPGVDLLDLETISLHAPVAELNASAQAHDLVAAATREYETRTAAETAGPAIVAYRGHIEELLDAEIARARERGEHSEDVERALRHFAGVLVHSPTARARDLAAQGRLPELTDALGTLYGLHVPPHDENTLGVTYRRIG, encoded by the coding sequence GTGAGTGCGAACCATCGGACCGCGAGCTTCGCGGTCCTCGAGCGACTCTCCGCAGCACATCCGGACCCGACGGCGCATCTCGCTGACGTCGGCGTGCGCGGCGCCGTCGTGGTCGCGACGTGCAACCGGCACGAGTCCTACCTCGACGTCGACGCCGAGTCCGAGGCGGACGTCGAGGCGGCCGTCGAGACCGCGCTCGGGCGCCTCGCCGGTCCGGCGGGGCTGACCACGGACGACCTGCGGGCCAAGGCCCGCGTGATGACCTCCAGCCGGGTGGCGGCGCACCTGTTCGCGGTGGCCAGCGGCCTCGACTCCGTGGTGGTCGGCGAGGACGAGATCGCCGGCCAGGTACGCCGCGCGCTCAGCGACGCCCGCGAGGCCGGCGCCACCACCGGTGCCCTGGAGCGGCTGTTCCAGATGGCCTCGACCACCTCCCGCGGCGTGAAGAACACGACCGGGATCAACGCGGCCGGCCGGTCCATGGTGCGCCTGGCGCTGGACCTCGCCGAGAGCCGGATCCCGGAGTGGGCCCGAGCCCGGGTGCTGATCATCGGCACCGGTGCGTACGCGCGGACCACCCTGGCGGCGCTGCGCGAGCGGGGCGTCGGCACCGTGGACGTGTCCTCACCCTCGGGGCGCGAGCAGTCGTTCGCGAGCCGGGAGGGCGTGCGGCCCGTCGGCGCGGCCGAGCTGGCGGTCGCGCTCGGGCGCGCGGACCTGGTCATCACCTCAACGAACGTGCTTGCGTTGGACACCGAGCGGCTCGCGCCCGCCCGCGGCACGGACGCGCGGCCGCTGCTGGTCATCGACCTGGGTCTGCCGAGCAACGTCGCCAAGGACGTCACGACCGTGCCCGGCGTGGATCTGCTGGACCTGGAGACGATCAGCCTGCACGCCCCGGTGGCGGAACTGAACGCGAGCGCGCAGGCGCATGACCTGGTGGCTGCGGCGACCCGCGAGTACGAGACCCGCACGGCCGCCGAGACCGCAGGGCCCGCGATCGTGGCCTACCGCGGCCACATCGAGGAACTGCTCGATGCCGAGATCGCCCGCGCCCGCGAGCGCGGCGAGCACTCCGAGGACGTCGAGCGGGCGCTGCGTCACTTCGCCGGCGTCCTCGTGCACTCCCCCACCGCCCGGGCCCGGGACCTGGCCGCGCAGGGCCGGCTACCGGAGCTCACCGATGCCCTCGGGACGCTGTACGGGCTGCACGTGCCACCGCACGACGAGAACACGCTCGGGGTGACCTACCGGCGGATCGGCTGA
- a CDS encoding alpha/beta fold hydrolase encodes MTTSPQDRASIGRPLLALIPGAGSDPGYWQPLRAALGAVGLDSVAVDLPCADDSADLRAYADAVLAVTADHPGDVVLVAHSFGAFTAPLAAQRLASARLVLLSAMVPRPGEAPGDWWEATGQAAARRDADLAANREPDDSLEALFYNGLTPAQLEQASSWDRPQSGTPFGAPWPLPAWPDVPTTVLAFADDRLFPPAFQRRIAADRLGLGLGLVPGGHMGMISHPRPLAATLARIVGEGSDTAS; translated from the coding sequence ATGACGACGTCGCCGCAGGACCGGGCCAGCATCGGCCGCCCGCTGCTCGCGCTCATTCCGGGCGCCGGGTCGGACCCCGGCTACTGGCAACCGCTCCGGGCCGCCCTCGGGGCCGTCGGGCTCGACTCGGTGGCGGTCGATCTCCCCTGCGCCGACGACTCCGCCGATCTGCGGGCATACGCGGACGCCGTCCTTGCCGTCACCGCGGACCATCCCGGAGACGTCGTGCTCGTGGCCCACTCGTTCGGCGCCTTCACCGCGCCGCTCGCCGCGCAGCGGCTCGCCTCGGCGCGGCTGGTCCTGCTCTCAGCGATGGTGCCGCGCCCCGGGGAGGCACCCGGCGACTGGTGGGAGGCGACCGGTCAGGCCGCCGCGCGCCGCGACGCCGACCTCGCCGCGAACCGGGAACCGGACGACTCCCTCGAGGCCCTGTTCTACAACGGGCTGACCCCGGCGCAGCTCGAGCAGGCGAGTTCGTGGGATCGGCCACAATCGGGCACGCCGTTCGGCGCCCCCTGGCCGCTGCCGGCGTGGCCGGACGTGCCGACCACCGTGCTCGCGTTCGCCGACGACCGGCTCTTCCCACCTGCGTTCCAGCGGCGGATCGCCGCGGACCGGCTGGGCCTTGGCCTGGGCCTGGTGCCCGGTGGCCACATGGGCATGATCTCCCACCCCAGACCTCTCGCCGCCACCCTCGCGCGCATCGTGGGCGAGGGTTCCGACACCGCGTCATAA
- a CDS encoding DUF2252 domain-containing protein: MTGHNRIERYPTRRAAHAAGRQTRKVAPRRTLGTLTTSDRDPVAHLTEQNADRLPELVPLRMARMLQDPFAFYRGTAGLMALDLADSPSSGLPVIACGDAHISNFGIYATPERRLTFDLNDFDEAAAAPWEWDLKRLVTSAVIGGRHAGYAAAETERAAREAVAVYAAGLRELAALSPAARYFMHTGKAKARGWLDKTSRTALKGAVESARKRTAERAVRRTTERGPDGRLRFVENPPTMTHPSGATAEAMADIVERVLASMSVDIAVVLRQYEPLDLVRRVVGVGSVGTRCYLHLMGGADDDVMLLQVKEAGESVLARYGRVEQPPDIARGIEAAGNGLRVVALQRVLQGVSDPYLGHVRVGGRDYYLRQFHDMKGSIDLDELDAAAFRQYVAACAAILARAHSQSPSASKIVGYLGSGSALTDAITEWAHAYADQSRRDFDALRAAADDGRVPRADQP, translated from the coding sequence GTGACAGGCCACAACAGGATCGAGCGGTACCCGACCCGACGGGCCGCGCACGCGGCGGGCCGGCAGACACGCAAGGTGGCGCCGCGCCGCACCCTCGGCACATTGACGACGTCCGACCGGGACCCCGTCGCCCACCTCACGGAGCAGAACGCCGACCGGTTGCCGGAACTCGTCCCGCTCCGGATGGCTCGGATGCTCCAGGATCCGTTCGCCTTCTACCGCGGCACCGCGGGACTGATGGCTCTCGACCTTGCCGACTCCCCGAGCTCCGGCCTGCCGGTCATCGCCTGCGGTGACGCCCACATCAGCAACTTCGGCATCTACGCCACCCCCGAGCGGCGACTCACCTTCGACCTGAACGACTTCGACGAGGCGGCCGCCGCACCATGGGAGTGGGACCTCAAGCGCCTGGTCACGAGCGCCGTCATCGGCGGCAGGCACGCGGGGTACGCCGCAGCCGAGACCGAGCGGGCCGCCCGCGAGGCCGTGGCCGTCTATGCCGCCGGCCTCAGGGAGCTCGCCGCACTGTCCCCGGCGGCCCGCTACTTCATGCACACGGGCAAGGCGAAGGCCCGGGGATGGCTCGACAAGACCTCGCGCACGGCGCTGAAGGGCGCGGTCGAGTCGGCGCGCAAGCGCACCGCCGAGCGGGCGGTCCGGCGCACCACCGAGCGCGGCCCCGACGGACGGCTGCGCTTCGTCGAGAACCCGCCGACGATGACGCACCCGAGCGGCGCCACCGCCGAGGCCATGGCGGACATCGTCGAGCGCGTCCTCGCGAGCATGAGCGTCGACATCGCCGTCGTCCTGCGCCAGTACGAACCACTGGACCTCGTCCGTCGCGTGGTCGGCGTCGGCAGCGTCGGCACGCGCTGCTACCTGCACCTGATGGGCGGCGCCGACGACGACGTGATGCTCCTGCAGGTGAAGGAGGCAGGCGAGTCCGTCCTGGCCCGGTACGGGCGCGTCGAGCAACCACCGGACATCGCCCGAGGGATCGAGGCGGCCGGAAACGGCCTGCGGGTGGTCGCCCTGCAGCGCGTGCTCCAAGGGGTCTCCGATCCCTACCTCGGCCACGTGCGGGTGGGCGGGCGGGACTACTACCTGCGTCAGTTCCACGACATGAAGGGGTCGATCGACCTCGACGAGCTCGACGCGGCCGCGTTCCGTCAGTATGTCGCCGCCTGCGCGGCCATCCTGGCCAGGGCCCACTCGCAGAGCCCGAGCGCCAGCAAGATCGTCGGCTACCTCGGTAGCGGGTCCGCGCTCACCGATGCGATCACGGAGTGGGCGCACGCCTACGCGGACCAGTCCCGGCGGGACTTCGACGCGCTCCGTGCGGCCGCCGACGACGGCAGGGTGCCCCGGGCCGACCAGCCGTGA